A DNA window from Christiangramia salexigens contains the following coding sequences:
- a CDS encoding metallophosphatase domain-containing protein — protein MRLVCLSDTHNQHRDIEIPEGDVLIHAGDCTEGGNREETQDFLDWFSSQPHTHKILIPGNHDFYFENPENHKNIPSNIRLLIDQGVEIEQRLFWGSPYTPGMDNWAFNRDRGSDIRKHWDLIPPHTDILITHTPPYGILDEIRSGNKLGCEELTRKLESVEASYHFFGHIHHASGSSIRSKTRFFNLSVLDERSRLMHSPVVLDI, from the coding sequence ATGAGGCTCGTTTGTCTTTCAGACACCCACAATCAGCATCGCGATATCGAGATCCCCGAGGGAGACGTTCTAATACATGCAGGAGATTGTACTGAAGGTGGAAACCGGGAAGAGACGCAGGATTTTTTAGACTGGTTCTCCTCTCAACCTCATACTCATAAGATCCTGATCCCGGGAAATCACGACTTCTACTTTGAGAACCCGGAAAATCATAAGAACATACCTTCCAATATTAGACTGCTTATCGACCAGGGGGTTGAAATTGAACAAAGATTGTTCTGGGGCTCACCTTATACTCCGGGTATGGACAACTGGGCATTTAACCGGGACAGAGGTAGCGATATAAGAAAACACTGGGATCTTATTCCGCCGCATACAGATATTTTAATAACCCATACCCCTCCCTATGGAATTCTGGATGAAATTCGCAGCGGAAATAAACTCGGATGCGAAGAATTGACCAGAAAATTAGAAAGCGTTGAAGCTTCCTATCACTTCTTTGGACATATTCATCATGCTTCGGGTAGTTCGATCAGGTCCAAAACTCGGTTTTTTAATTTATCAGTTCTTGATGAACGCAGCAGGCTAATGCATTCCCCCGTGGTACTCGATATTTAA
- a CDS encoding response regulator, whose protein sequence is MKREVWVIDDDEIYQMVIKKMILRSDGFDEFKLFNSAVKVAEELNSTKPNIPQVILLDINMPLMDGWQFLELLKNSYKKFFEKSDIYIVSSSIAYSDKKRMEEFPELKGFITKPVSLKKIKEIGESLNKKNPVD, encoded by the coding sequence ATGAAACGAGAGGTTTGGGTTATAGACGACGATGAGATCTATCAAATGGTGATCAAAAAGATGATCTTAAGGTCTGATGGCTTTGATGAGTTTAAGCTCTTTAATAGTGCCGTAAAGGTTGCGGAAGAACTTAACAGTACAAAACCTAATATCCCTCAGGTAATCTTGTTGGATATAAATATGCCTTTAATGGATGGATGGCAATTCCTGGAATTGCTCAAGAACTCTTATAAGAAGTTCTTCGAAAAGTCGGATATCTACATAGTTTCCTCGTCTATTGCATATTCCGATAAAAAGAGAATGGAAGAGTTTCCTGAGCTAAAAGGCTTTATAACCAAACCGGTTAGCTTAAAGAAGATCAAGGAAATTGGAGAAAGTTTAAATAAAAAAAACCCGGTAGATTAA